The following are from one region of the Corylus avellana chromosome ca1, CavTom2PMs-1.0 genome:
- the LOC132162061 gene encoding uncharacterized protein LOC132162061: MALKSSLLSLAYALVLALNLLLIPSESAAPQAFRRDPGHPQWHHGAFQDVRESVRTDVRRLLHTRAEVPFQVPLEVNVVLVGFKGDGGYRYKVDDHKLEEFLRVSFPTHRPLCLETGEHLDIEHHVVFNAFHAGQPELIALEKALKEAMVPAGTARETDYGREVPLFEIDATAVEPVFEKLYSYIFDMDNVRYSAAEMDRPVPSAIFIVNFDKVRMDPRNKEIDLGHLMYDKLTQLTEEDIKNQEGGYIYRYRYNGGGASQVWLGSGRFVVIDLSAGPCTYGKIETEEGSVSARTLPRLQQVMLPRGLGPASGHSSHDIFIGQLASLISTTVEHVIAPDVRFETVDLATRLLVPIIVLQNHNRYNIMDKGHNYSINIKAIEAEVKKMVHDGQEVVIVGGSHSLHRHEKLAIAVSKAMRGHSLQETKKDGRFHVHTKTYLDGAILKEEMERSADVLAAGLLEVADPSLSSKFFLRQHWMDESEGSSDSILKHKPLWATYDSKHGKKKKKTEKKQGDLYRTYGTRVIPVFVLSLADVDAQLMMEDESLIWTSNDVVIVLEHQSEKIPLSYVSETERRHAIPSQAQRHILAGLASVVGGLSAPYEKASHVHERPVVNWLWAAGCHPFGPFSNTSQISQMLQDVALRNSIYARVDSALHRIRDTSEAVEAFAADHLKTSLGEPVKGKKNKTTTELWLEKFYRKTTNLPEPFPHELVERLEKYLDSLEEQLVDLSSLLYDHRLHDAHFNSSEILQSSMFTQQYVDHVLASEREKMRCCEIEFKYPVQSSQTYIYGGILIAGFFVYFLVIFFSNPVR, translated from the exons ATGGCTCTGAAAAGCTCATTATTATCATTGGCATACGCTTTGGTCCTCGCGCTGAATCTACTCTTAATCCCATCCGAGTCGGCGGCACCGCAAGCCTTTCGGAGAGATCCGGGACATCCTCAGTGGCACCACGGAGCCTTCCAAGACGTCAGAGAGAGCGTCCGAACCGATGTCCGTCGCTTGCTCCATACTCGCGCCGAG GTTCCATTCCAGGTTCCACTTGAAGTAAATGTAGTCCTCGTTGGTTTCAAGGGGGACGGAGGCTATAGGTACAAGGTAGATGATCACAAATTGGAAGAGTTTCTGAGGGTCAGCTTCCCGACTCACAGGCCCTTGTGCTTAGAGACCGGCGAGCATCTCGATATCGAGCATCATGTTGTTTTTAACGCATTTCAT GCTGGACAGCCGGAACTTATAGCACTTGAGAAGGCACTGAAAGAGGCCATGGTTCCTGCTGGAACTGCAAGAGAG acTGATTATGGAAGAGAGGTCCCTTTATTCGAGATAGATGCAACCGCTGTTGAACCAGTATTTGAGAAGCTATATTCGTACATATTTGACATGGACAATGTTAGATATTCCGCTGCGGAGATGGATAGACCTGTGCCGAGTGCAATATTTATCGTCAACTTCGACAAG GTGAGAATGGATCCTAGGAATAAGGAAATTGATCTCGGACATTTAATGTATGACAAACTTACCCAGCTAACAGAGGAAGATATTAAAAATCAAGAGGGTGGCTACATATATCGTTATCGGTATAATGGTGGAGGAGCATCCCAAGTTTGGCTCGGCTCTGGCAG ATTTGTTGTGATCGACCTCTCAGCGGGCCCATGCACTTATGGAAAGATTGAGACTGAAGAGGGGAGTGTTAGTGCTAGAACATTGCCACGCTTACAGCAAGTGATGCTTCCAAGAGGTTTAGGTCCAGCTAGTGGTCATTCTTCCCATGATATATTCATTGGACAACTTGCCTCTTTGATATCGACCACAGTTGAGCATGTTATAGCTCCGGATGTCAG GTTTGAAACTGTTGATCTGGCAACGAGGTTGCTTGTACCTATCATTGTCCTGCAAAATCATAATCGATATAATATTATGGACAAAGGTCACAATTACAGTATTAATATCAAAGCAATTGAGGCAGAG GTTAAGAAGATGGTTCATGATGGACAAGAAGTAGTTATAGTTGGAGGTTCACATTCATTACATCGCCATGAGAAGTTGGCTATTGCTGTTTCAAAGGCAATGCGAGGCCATTCCCTGCAAGAAACAAAGAAGGATGGGCGTTTCCATGTTCATACGAAGACATATCTGGATGGTGCCATTCTTAAAGAA GAGATGGAACGATCTGCTGATGTGCTTGCTGCAGGTTTGCTTGAGGTGGCTGATCCATCTCTTTCAAGTAAATTTTTCCTCCGCCAG CACTGGATGGATGAATCTGAGGGGTCAAGTGATTCCATACTAAAACATAAACCTCTTTGGGCTACTTACGACTCAAAACACggcaagaagaaaaagaaaacggaAAAGAAACAGGGGGATCTATACCGGACTTATGGAACAAGAGTAATTCCTGT TTTTGTGCTATCATTAGCTGATGTGGATGCTCAACTTATGATGGAAGACGAAAGTCTCATATGGACAAGCAATGATGTTGTCATTGTACTTGAGcatcaaagtgaaaagataCCTCTGAG TTACGTTTCAGAAACGGAGAGAAGGCATGCTATCCCATCACAGGCACAGCGTCATATATTGGCAGGGCTTGCCTCTGTTGTGGGTGGATTGAGTGCACCATATGAGAAGGCTTCTCATGTACATGAAAGGCCAGTTGTGAATTGGCTTTGGGCTGCTGGTTGTCATCCGTTTGGACCATTCTCAAATACTTCTCAAATTAGTCAAATGCTGCAAGACGTTGCATTG AGGAACTCAATATATGCACGTGTAGATTCTGCACTTCACAGGATCCGTGATACCTCAGAG GCTGTAGAAGCTTTTGCTGCAGATCACCTCAAAACTTCACTTGGTGAACCAGTCAAGGGCAAGAAGAACAAGACAACCACTGAGCTCTGGTTGGAGAAGTTTTACAGAAAAACAACTAACCTGCCAGAACCTTTCCCTCATGAATTAGTTGAACGTTTAGAGAAGTACTTAGAT AGCCTTGAGGAACAGCTTGTAGATTTGTCTTCCTTGTTATATGATCACCGGTTACATGATGCACATTTTAACAGTTCAGAAATTCTACAGAGCTCCATGTTTACCCAGCA GTATGTAGATCATGTCTTAGCCAGTGAAAGGGAAAAGATGAGGTGCTGCGAAATCGAGTTCAAATATCCGGTGCAATCCTCCCAAACTTACATCTACGGGGGCATTCTTATTGCTGGattctttgtatacttccttGTCATCTTCTTTTCCAATCCCGTGCGCTGA
- the LOC132182861 gene encoding probable protein phosphatase 2C 42, whose translation MLQALMNLLSLCLKPFGGEKLDSVGVIGANYSGGSGGREGKNGLLWFRDLGRFAAGDFSMAVIQANQVLEDQSQIESGPFGTFVGVYDGHGGPDAARYVCDHLFRHFQAISAEAEGVVTTDTIQRAFHETEEGFTARVSELWSTRPNIATVGSCCLVGVIFRRTLFIANLGDSRVVLGKKVGNTGGIAAIQLSTEHNANIEAVRQELKELHPDDPQIVVLKHGVWRVKGIIQVSRSIGDVYMKHAQYNREPINAKFRLPEPMNMPILSAVPTILSHHLQPNDSFLIFASDGLWEHLSNEKAVDIVHSHPRAGSAKRLVKAALQEAARKREMRYSDLRKIDKKIRRHFHDDITVIVLFLNHDLISKGIVEDPPLSIRSALDHV comes from the exons ATGCTCCAGGCATTGATGAATCTGCTCTCTCTCTGCTTGAAGCCATTCGGCGGTGAGAAACTCGATTCCGTCGGCGTGATCGGCGCCAATTACAGCGGCGGTTCCGGTGGAAGAGAAGGCAAGAATGGGCTGCTGTGGTTTCGTGATTTGGGGAGGTTTGCCGCCGGAGACTTCTCCATGGCCGTTATCCAGGCCAACCAGGTCCTCGAGGACCAGAGCCAGATCGAGTCCGGGCCCTTCGGGACCTTCGTTGGCGTCTATGACGGCCACGGTGGCCCCGATGCTGCTCGCTATGTCTGCGACCACTTGTTCCGCCATTTCCAAG CAATATCAGCGGAGGCGGAGGGAGTTGTGACAACGGATACCATTCAAAGAGCTTTCCACGAAACAGAGGAAGGGTTTACTGCTCGTGTGTCAGAGTTATGGAGTACTCGACCCAACATAGCAACTGTTGGGTCATGCTGTCTGGTTGGAGTTATATTTCGGCGAACCCTCTTCATTGCTAACCTTGGAGATTCACGTGTTGTGTTGGGCAAGAAAGTTGGCAACACTGGAGGAATTGCTGCCATACAATTATCGACAGAGCACAATGCAAACATTGAGGCTGTCAGGCAGGAGCTTAAGGAGTTACACCCTGATGATCCTCAAATTGTTGTTCTTAAGCATGGAGTTTGGAGAGTAAAGGGCATTATCCAg GTTTCTAGATCCATAGGTGATGTATATATGAAACATGCGCAGTACAACAGGGAGCCGATTAATGCAAAATTCAGGCTTCCTGAACCTATGAACATGCCAATCTTGAGTGCTGTTCCAACTATTCTTTCTCATCATCTCCAACCAAATGATTCTTTCCTCATATTTGCATCTGATGGTCTATGGGAACACTTGAGTAATGAGAAGGCTGTGGATATTGTCCACAGTCATCCACGAGCA GGAAGTGCAAAAAGACTTGTCAAGGCTGCCCTACAAGAGGCGGCTAGAAAACGAGAAATGAGATATTCAGATCTTCGTAAAATTGACAAGAAGATTCGTCGCCATTTTCATGACGATATTACTGTTATTGTTTTGTTCTTAAACCACGACCTTATATCCAAAGGCATAGTGGAAGACCCCCCGCTCTCAATCCGAAGTGCTCTTGATCACGTGTAA
- the LOC132164325 gene encoding calcium-binding protein CP1, whose protein sequence is MCPSGRTLRAEVADSSSLRPAFNVLDADNDGKISRDDLRTFYAGFSSGGADEDAIKSMISVADINKDGFVEYDEFERVLGDRRRSPQARGGGGGGEIMVDVFRIMDKDGDGKLSHGDLKSYMEWAGFAATDEDIRAMIALGGGDEKGGVSYDGLLKILAIDFSS, encoded by the coding sequence atgTGTCCTTCTGGAAGAACCCTACGTGCCGAGGTCGCCGATAGCTCGTCTTTGCGGCCAGCTTTCAACGTGCTCGACGCCGACAACGACGGAAAGATCAGCCGGGACGACCTTCGCACGTTCTACGCAGGGTTTTCGAGCGGAGGAGCCGACGAAGACGCTATAAAGTCGATGATATCGGTGGCGGATATCAACAAAGACGGCTTCGTGGAGTACGACGAGTTCGAGCGCGTTTTGGGTGATCGGAGAAGGTCACCGCAGGCacgtggtggtggtggtggcggtgaGATTATGGTAGACGTGTTTAGGATCATGGACAAGGACGGGGATGGGAAGCTGAGCCATGGCGATTTGAAGAGCTACATGGAGTGGGCTGGATTCGCTGCCACTGATGAAGATATTAGAGCTATGATTGCGTTGGGAGGCGGTGATGAAAAGGGCGGTGTGTCCTATGACGGTTTGCTCAAGATATTGGCCATTGATTTTAGCTCATAA
- the LOC132168139 gene encoding DNA replication complex GINS protein SLD5, giving the protein MASGSTAGTDDDYEALISTTDVELLKRVWRNEKAAPEILRFETALIQRTRGQIQLMEETIEEFSSSGIDPLTVSLYQMDLDRTQYLLRSYLRTRLQKIGKYMFHISNNPEVQNRLSEQEKGFAKRCTEDMERHLEESVLSKLPDNYRDILKQSIISEENDMVPEPQLDTFVVCKSRRFLGPFQLDGSDELLEMKPDDLCIIHYKSIKERVQEGEIDLV; this is encoded by the exons ATGGCTTCGGGGTCAACGGCTGGGACGGATGACGATTATGAGGCGTTGATTTCGACGACCGACGTGGAGCTCCTCAAGAGGGTGTGGCGTAACGAGAAGGCCGCCCCAGAGATCCTTCGCTTCGAGACTGCTCTGATTCAGCGAACCAGAGGGCAGATCCAGTTGATG GAAGAAACCATTGAGGAATTTTCAAGTAGTGGGATTGATCCTCTAACGGTATCACTCTACCAGATGGACTTGGATAGGACTCAGTATTTATTGAGATCGTACCTTCGGACTCGCCTCCAAAAG ATTGGAAAGTACATGTTCCATATCTCAAATAATCCTGAAGTTCAGAACCGGCTTTCTGAACAAGAGAAAGGGTTTGCCAAAAG GTGTACTGAGGATATGGAGAGACATCTTGAAGAGAGTGTTCTGTCAAAATTGCCTGATAATTATCGGGATATACTAAAGCAGTCCATAATAAGTGAAGAGAATGACATGG TCCCAGAGCCGCAGTTGGACACCTTCGTTGTGTGCAAGAGCAGGAGATTTCTGGGACCTTTCCAGCTTGATGGCAG CGATGAACTGCTGGAGATGAAGCCTGACGATCTTTGTATAATACATTACAAGTCAATAAAGGAGCGTGTACAGGAAGGGGAAATTGATTTGGTCTGA